The following are encoded together in the Pseudodesulfovibrio indicus genome:
- a CDS encoding ABC transporter substrate-binding protein, translated as MAVTGIRPRETFVRIVGLSLMLSILALAVFASSEASAANPVRIAMITAKTGEAGPTNSLSFEAARYSVNVINGDRGILGRPVELLEYDNQSTPEGSAEAARQALADGAVAVVGCNWSSHSLAMAEVLQKARIPMITHMSTNPAVTWTGDYIFRACFTDELQGAGLAHFAGDKLRAKTAVILVDRGRTYSKGLAKSFAESFEAEGGAVLWTAEYDSGNLNPDMYLENVSQLDPDLLFVPGGYADVAAFFGRTARHNVRAARMSGDGISVKLYSYIGELADGVYFSGHWNRWVNTRLSREFVREYEKESGKIRENTQALVYDSFMLLREAMEWAGTTDGPEVRDALFRISGFEGVTGEITFDRNGDPIKPLTINQLRYGGLLYLEQVHP; from the coding sequence GTGGCCGTTACAGGAATACGCCCCAGGGAAACCTTCGTCCGGATCGTCGGGCTGTCCCTCATGCTGTCGATCCTGGCGCTGGCCGTTTTTGCGTCTTCCGAGGCGTCCGCCGCCAATCCCGTGCGCATCGCCATGATCACCGCCAAGACGGGCGAGGCCGGGCCGACCAATTCCCTGTCCTTCGAGGCCGCCCGGTACTCGGTCAACGTCATCAACGGGGATCGAGGCATCCTCGGCCGACCGGTGGAGCTCCTGGAATACGATAACCAGAGCACCCCGGAGGGGAGCGCCGAAGCCGCCCGCCAGGCGCTCGCCGACGGCGCGGTGGCCGTGGTGGGCTGCAACTGGAGCTCTCATTCCCTGGCCATGGCCGAGGTCCTGCAAAAGGCCCGCATCCCCATGATCACCCACATGTCCACCAACCCCGCCGTGACCTGGACCGGGGACTACATCTTTCGCGCCTGCTTCACCGACGAGCTCCAGGGCGCCGGGCTGGCGCATTTCGCAGGGGACAAGTTGCGGGCCAAGACCGCCGTGATCCTGGTGGACAGGGGCCGTACCTACAGCAAGGGGCTGGCCAAATCCTTTGCCGAGAGCTTCGAGGCCGAGGGAGGGGCGGTCCTGTGGACCGCCGAATACGATTCCGGCAACCTGAACCCGGACATGTACCTGGAGAACGTCTCCCAGCTCGACCCCGACCTGCTCTTCGTTCCCGGGGGGTACGCGGATGTGGCGGCCTTCTTCGGGAGGACCGCCCGGCACAATGTCCGCGCGGCCCGCATGAGCGGCGACGGCATCAGCGTCAAGCTCTACTCGTACATAGGCGAGCTGGCCGATGGGGTGTATTTCAGCGGCCACTGGAACCGCTGGGTGAACACCCGCCTGTCCCGCGAATTCGTCCGCGAATACGAGAAGGAGTCCGGGAAGATCAGGGAGAACACCCAGGCCCTGGTCTACGACAGCTTCATGCTCCTGCGCGAGGCCATGGAGTGGGCCGGGACCACGGACGGGCCGGAGGTGCGCGACGCCCTGTTCCGCATCTCCGGGTTCGAGGGCGTGACCGGCGAGATCACCTTTGACCGCAACGGCGATCCGATCAAGCCGCTGACCATCAATCAACTCCGATACGGAGGATTGCTGTACCTCGAACAGGTCCATCCCTGA
- the argF gene encoding ornithine carbamoyltransferase, translating into MPKHFLTIPDIPKDEVLQVILRAKEMKDNKVRTDLLAGRTLLLIFEKASTRTRVSFEVGVRQLGGDPVFIAARDSQLGRSEPLKDTARVLSRYADGLIVRTFGQEKLETLVEYGDIPVVNALTDEYHPCQIMADVLTMYERTPDLASLKVAWVGDGNNMAHSFINGSAAFGYELALACPEGYEPDAAILDAAVNRGAKVTLTRDPAVAVSGAHYVNTDVWASMGQEEEQKKREAAFAGYEVNDALMAKGASDVKFMHCLPAHRGEEVSEAVFESPASIVWDQAENRLHAQKAILEWIYK; encoded by the coding sequence ATGCCCAAACATTTTTTGACCATTCCCGACATCCCCAAGGATGAGGTATTGCAGGTCATCCTCCGCGCCAAGGAGATGAAGGACAACAAAGTCCGGACCGATCTCCTGGCGGGCAGGACCCTGCTGCTGATTTTCGAAAAAGCGTCCACCAGGACCCGCGTGTCCTTCGAGGTCGGCGTGCGCCAGCTCGGCGGAGACCCGGTGTTCATCGCCGCCCGCGATTCCCAGCTGGGCCGCAGCGAGCCGCTCAAGGACACCGCGCGCGTCCTGTCGCGCTACGCCGACGGGCTCATCGTGCGAACCTTCGGCCAGGAGAAATTGGAAACCCTGGTCGAATACGGCGACATCCCGGTGGTCAATGCCCTGACCGACGAATACCATCCCTGCCAGATCATGGCCGACGTGCTGACCATGTACGAGCGGACCCCGGACCTCGCGTCCCTGAAGGTTGCCTGGGTGGGCGACGGCAACAACATGGCCCATTCCTTCATCAACGGTTCGGCCGCCTTCGGCTACGAGCTGGCCCTGGCCTGCCCGGAAGGGTACGAGCCGGACGCGGCCATCCTCGACGCCGCCGTGAACCGGGGCGCCAAGGTCACCCTGACCCGCGATCCCGCCGTGGCCGTGTCCGGCGCGCACTACGTCAACACCGACGTGTGGGCGTCCATGGGCCAGGAGGAAGAGCAGAAGAAGCGCGAGGCCGCCTTCGCCGGATACGAGGTCAACGACGCCCTGATGGCCAAGGGCGCGAGCGACGTCAAATTCATGCACTGCCTGCCCGCCCACCGGGGCGAGGAGGTCTCCGAGGCCGTGTTCGAATCCCCGGCCTCCATCGTCTGGGACCAGGCCGAGAACCGGCTGCACGCACAGAAAGCCATTCTCGAATGGATATATAAATAA
- a CDS encoding argininosuccinate synthase: MQKVDKVVLAYSGGLDTSIILKWLKNNYDCEVVCMTADLGQGEEMDGIEEKALKTGAVKAYVEDLREEFVRDYVFPMFRANALYEGRYLLGTAIARPLISKRMVEIAEMEGAQAVSHGATGKGNDQVRFELATMALNPRLRTIAPWREWELKSRTDLINFAQENDIPIPVSRTKPWSIDANLLHTSFEGGELEDPWNAPGPDCYRNITPPERCPDEPEEITIDFEAGDPIAINSVKYSPAALLAKLNELGGRHGIGRIDMVENRFVGMKSRGVYETPGGTILAAAHRDLEGLCMDREMMHLRDTLIPRYAEMVYYGYWFSPEREALQAMIDKSQEKVTGTVRVKLYKGNCVPLGRKSPFSLYNPELATFEEDYVYDQADAAGFIKLVGLRLKGRMQQSKWGGKEIEDSCE, encoded by the coding sequence ATGCAGAAAGTCGACAAGGTGGTGCTCGCCTACTCCGGTGGGCTGGACACCTCGATCATCCTCAAGTGGCTGAAGAACAACTATGACTGCGAAGTGGTCTGCATGACCGCCGACCTCGGTCAGGGCGAAGAGATGGACGGCATCGAGGAGAAGGCCCTCAAGACCGGCGCGGTCAAGGCCTACGTCGAGGACCTCCGCGAGGAGTTCGTCCGCGATTACGTCTTTCCCATGTTCCGGGCCAACGCCCTGTACGAGGGCCGCTACCTGCTCGGCACAGCCATCGCCCGGCCGCTGATCTCCAAGCGGATGGTCGAGATCGCCGAGATGGAGGGCGCCCAGGCCGTGTCCCACGGCGCCACCGGCAAGGGCAACGACCAGGTCCGTTTCGAGCTGGCCACCATGGCCCTGAACCCCCGGCTCAGGACCATCGCCCCGTGGCGCGAGTGGGAGCTGAAGTCCCGCACCGACCTGATCAATTTCGCCCAGGAGAACGACATCCCCATCCCGGTGAGCCGCACCAAGCCGTGGTCCATCGACGCCAACCTGCTGCACACCTCCTTCGAGGGCGGCGAGCTGGAAGATCCGTGGAACGCCCCCGGCCCGGACTGCTACCGCAACATCACCCCGCCCGAGCGCTGCCCGGACGAGCCCGAGGAGATCACCATCGACTTCGAGGCCGGTGATCCCATCGCCATCAACAGCGTGAAGTACTCCCCGGCGGCTCTGTTGGCCAAGCTCAACGAGCTGGGCGGCAGGCACGGCATCGGACGCATCGACATGGTCGAGAACCGGTTCGTGGGCATGAAGTCCCGCGGCGTGTACGAGACCCCCGGCGGGACCATCCTGGCCGCCGCCCACCGCGACCTGGAAGGGCTGTGCATGGACCGCGAGATGATGCACCTGCGCGACACCCTCATTCCCCGCTACGCCGAGATGGTGTACTACGGGTACTGGTTCTCCCCGGAGCGCGAGGCGCTGCAGGCCATGATCGACAAGTCCCAGGAGAAGGTCACCGGCACCGTCCGCGTGAAGCTGTACAAGGGCAACTGCGTGCCGCTGGGCCGCAAGTCCCCGTTCTCCCTGTACAACCCCGAGCTGGCCACCTTCGAGGAAGACTACGTGTATGACCAGGCCGACGCCGCCGGCTTCATCAAGCTGGTGGGGCTGCGCCTCAAGGGCCGCATGCAGCAGTCCAAATGGGGCGGCAAGGAAATCGAAGACTCCTGCGAGTAG
- the argH gene encoding argininosuccinate lyase, which produces MAEKKMWGGRFAEGTAASMEAYSESVSFDRLLYAEDIRGSQAHARMLAKQGFLTDDEAKIICDGLDKVRAEIESGEFVWKTEMEDVHMNVESRLTEIIGPLGGKLHTARSRNDQVALDFRLFVAARLAVWKELLASLVRTYVDRAEEHRETMLPGCTHFQPAQPVSLAHHLLAYCQMFKRDHERVADALKRVRVMPLGAAALAGTTHPVAPAVVAEDLGFEAVFANSMDAVSDRDFVLEAVFDGSLIMAHLSRMCEELIIWANPNFGYVKLPDQYSTGSSIMPQKKNPDACEIMRGKTGRVVGDLMGLLVLIKGLPMTYNRDMQEDKEPFFDADRTVSASLGIMADMLRLMVFVPEKMAATVKRGFLNATELADYLAAKGVPFREAHHITGAAVAYAEKKGVGLEDLELTELQEFSGEIGEDVYAVLDYQAAIERRATPGGTGPKSVAAQIGALKEWLGSL; this is translated from the coding sequence ATGGCAGAAAAGAAGATGTGGGGCGGGCGGTTCGCCGAAGGAACGGCCGCGTCCATGGAGGCGTATTCCGAGTCGGTCTCCTTTGACCGGCTGCTGTACGCCGAGGACATTCGCGGCTCCCAGGCCCACGCCCGCATGCTGGCGAAGCAGGGCTTCCTGACGGACGACGAGGCAAAGATCATCTGCGACGGCCTGGACAAGGTCCGGGCTGAGATCGAGTCCGGCGAGTTCGTCTGGAAGACCGAGATGGAAGACGTGCACATGAACGTCGAGTCCCGGCTGACCGAGATCATCGGCCCCCTGGGCGGCAAGCTGCACACCGCGCGCAGCCGCAACGACCAGGTGGCCCTGGACTTCCGGTTGTTCGTCGCCGCGCGCCTTGCCGTGTGGAAGGAGCTCCTGGCCTCACTGGTCCGGACCTACGTGGACCGGGCCGAGGAGCACCGGGAGACCATGCTCCCCGGCTGCACCCACTTCCAGCCCGCCCAGCCCGTGAGCCTGGCCCACCATCTGCTGGCCTACTGCCAGATGTTCAAGCGGGACCACGAGCGCGTGGCCGACGCCCTGAAGCGGGTGCGGGTCATGCCGCTGGGCGCGGCGGCACTGGCCGGAACCACCCATCCCGTGGCTCCCGCTGTGGTGGCCGAGGACCTCGGTTTCGAGGCCGTCTTCGCCAACTCCATGGACGCCGTCAGCGACCGCGACTTCGTGCTGGAGGCCGTGTTCGACGGCTCCCTGATCATGGCCCACCTCTCGCGCATGTGCGAGGAGCTGATCATCTGGGCCAATCCGAACTTCGGCTACGTGAAGCTGCCGGACCAGTATTCCACCGGCTCCTCCATCATGCCCCAGAAGAAGAACCCGGACGCCTGCGAGATCATGCGCGGCAAGACGGGCAGGGTGGTCGGCGACCTCATGGGGCTGCTGGTCCTGATCAAGGGGCTGCCCATGACCTACAACCGGGACATGCAGGAGGACAAGGAGCCGTTCTTCGACGCGGACCGCACCGTGTCCGCCTCGCTCGGCATCATGGCCGACATGCTCCGGCTCATGGTGTTCGTGCCGGAAAAGATGGCGGCCACCGTCAAGCGCGGCTTCCTGAACGCCACCGAACTGGCCGACTACCTGGCCGCCAAGGGCGTTCCCTTCCGGGAGGCGCACCACATCACCGGCGCGGCCGTGGCCTACGCGGAGAAGAAAGGCGTCGGGCTGGAAGACCTGGAGCTTACGGAATTGCAGGAATTTTCCGGTGAAATCGGGGAAGACGTCTATGCGGTCCTCGACTATCAGGCGGCCATCGAGCGGCGGGCGACCCCCGGCGGGACCGGCCCAAAATCCGTGGCCGCCCAGATCGGCGCGCTGAAAGAATGGCTCGGCTCCCTGTAG
- the ftsH gene encoding ATP-dependent zinc metalloprotease FtsH, translating into MNNHMKNLVIWAIIFILMVVLFNLFNQPPMPKDTPSYSEFLAMVDSGAVAQVKIQGPKITGLKSSGEQFQTYAPDDPNMIENLISKGVEVKAEPPDESPWYLTLLLSWFPMILLIGVWIFFMRQMQGGGSGGRGAMSFGRSKARLINEETAKVTFDDVAGVDEAKEELSEVVDFLREPRKFTRLGGRIPKGVLLVGGPGTGKTLLARAVAGEAGVPFYSISGSDFVEMFVGVGASRVRDLFAQGKKSAPCLIFIDEIDAVGRQRGAGLGGGHDEREQTLNQLLVEMDGFESNEGVILVAATNRPDVLDPALLRPGRFDRQVVVPSPDLRGRERILKVHCRKTPLSPEVNLEVIARGTPGFSGADLENLVNEAALGAAKMGKDRVDMSDFEEAKDKVMMGGRERRSMILSEEDKRTTAYHEAGHALVAKLLPGTDPVHKVSIIPRGRALGVTMQLPGEDRHNYSKEFLQNNMVVLMGGRVAEEVVFNQLTTGASNDIERATKTAHNMVCMWGMSDKLGPMSFGDNQEQVFLGRELIHNKNYGEETAKLIDSEVRRFVEEAHEKATKLLKENREILDAISLALLERETITGDDIDLLMAGKPLPPQEPNNGAGGGASGNGPSGGPSGNPSGYDAEGRVVGSSGSGYSPVSEKADDSGDDFILDEGDDASGGDEGGKKLQ; encoded by the coding sequence TTGAATAACCATATGAAAAATTTAGTAATCTGGGCGATCATATTCATCTTGATGGTCGTCCTGTTCAACCTTTTCAACCAGCCTCCGATGCCCAAGGACACGCCCTCCTACAGCGAGTTCCTGGCCATGGTGGACAGCGGGGCGGTGGCCCAGGTCAAGATACAGGGGCCGAAGATCACCGGCCTGAAAAGCTCCGGCGAGCAGTTCCAGACCTACGCCCCCGACGATCCGAACATGATCGAGAACCTCATTTCCAAGGGGGTCGAGGTCAAGGCGGAGCCGCCGGACGAGTCGCCGTGGTACCTGACCCTGCTCCTGTCCTGGTTCCCCATGATCCTGCTCATCGGCGTGTGGATATTCTTCATGCGCCAGATGCAGGGCGGCGGCAGCGGCGGACGCGGGGCCATGAGCTTCGGCCGCTCCAAGGCCCGGCTGATCAACGAGGAGACCGCCAAGGTCACCTTCGACGACGTGGCCGGCGTGGACGAGGCCAAGGAGGAGCTCTCCGAGGTCGTGGACTTCCTGCGCGAACCGCGCAAGTTCACCCGGCTCGGCGGGCGCATCCCCAAGGGCGTGCTCCTGGTGGGCGGCCCCGGCACCGGTAAGACCCTGCTGGCCCGCGCCGTGGCCGGCGAGGCGGGCGTGCCGTTCTATTCCATTTCCGGTTCGGACTTCGTGGAGATGTTCGTCGGCGTGGGTGCATCCCGCGTGCGCGACCTCTTCGCCCAGGGCAAGAAGAGCGCCCCCTGCCTGATCTTCATCGACGAAATCGACGCCGTGGGCCGCCAGCGCGGCGCAGGGCTCGGCGGCGGCCATGACGAGCGCGAGCAGACCCTGAACCAGCTGCTCGTCGAGATGGACGGCTTCGAGTCCAACGAGGGCGTCATCCTGGTGGCCGCCACCAACCGCCCCGACGTGCTCGACCCGGCCCTGCTCCGGCCCGGCCGCTTCGACCGCCAGGTGGTGGTTCCGAGCCCGGACCTGCGCGGCCGCGAGCGCATCCTCAAGGTGCACTGCCGCAAGACCCCGCTCTCTCCGGAGGTCAACCTGGAGGTCATCGCCAGGGGTACCCCCGGCTTCTCCGGCGCGGACCTGGAAAACCTGGTCAACGAGGCGGCGCTGGGTGCCGCCAAGATGGGCAAGGACCGCGTGGACATGTCCGACTTCGAGGAGGCCAAGGACAAGGTCATGATGGGCGGGCGCGAGCGCCGCTCCATGATCCTCTCCGAGGAGGACAAGCGGACCACGGCCTACCACGAGGCGGGTCACGCCCTTGTGGCCAAGCTGCTGCCCGGCACCGACCCGGTGCACAAGGTCTCGATCATCCCGCGCGGCCGCGCGCTGGGCGTGACCATGCAGCTTCCCGGCGAGGACCGGCACAATTATTCCAAGGAATTCCTCCAGAACAACATGGTCGTCCTCATGGGCGGCCGGGTGGCCGAGGAGGTCGTGTTCAACCAGCTGACCACCGGTGCCAGCAACGACATCGAGCGGGCCACCAAGACCGCCCACAACATGGTCTGCATGTGGGGCATGTCCGACAAGCTCGGGCCCATGAGCTTCGGCGACAACCAGGAGCAGGTCTTCCTGGGACGCGAGCTGATCCACAACAAGAACTACGGCGAGGAGACGGCCAAGCTGATCGACTCCGAGGTCCGGCGGTTCGTGGAGGAGGCCCACGAGAAGGCCACCAAGCTGCTCAAGGAGAATCGCGAGATCCTGGACGCCATCTCCCTGGCCCTGCTGGAACGCGAGACCATCACCGGCGACGACATCGACCTGCTCATGGCGGGCAAGCCGCTGCCGCCGCAGGAGCCGAACAACGGCGCGGGCGGGGGAGCCTCCGGCAACGGCCCGTCCGGCGGCCCGTCCGGCAACCCGTCCGGCTATGATGCCGAGGGACGCGTCGTGGGCTCTTCCGGCTCCGGGTACTCCCCGGTGAGCGAGAAGGCCGACGATTCGGGCGACGACTTCATCCTCGACGAGGGCGACGACGCTTCCGGCGGGGACGAGGGCGGCAAGAAACTGCAGTGA
- the folP gene encoding dihydropteroate synthase, whose translation MMKDTTWTIKGGRVLGPAPFFIAGIVNVTPDSFYDGGAHPDRETGVAHGLSLAREGAHILDVGGESTRPYSDPVSEAEELERVIPVIRGLVEAGTCAVISVDTYKARVADEALKAGAAIVNDVSGFRFEPELLDVLAEHQPGYVLMHSLGRPEAMQDEPRYNDVVGEIMQFFEERLAVLDRAGLPLDRVVLDPGIGFGKTLAHNLDILREIERFHALGLPLYMGLSNKSLWQGLLGLPVDKRRNATQAATALMAAKGVPIHRVHEVELARQTLTIARELA comes from the coding sequence ATGATGAAAGATACGACATGGACAATCAAGGGGGGCAGGGTCTTGGGACCCGCCCCCTTTTTCATTGCTGGGATCGTCAATGTGACCCCGGACTCCTTTTACGACGGCGGGGCGCACCCCGACCGGGAGACGGGCGTGGCCCACGGCCTGAGCCTGGCCCGCGAGGGCGCGCACATCCTGGATGTGGGCGGCGAGTCCACCCGGCCCTATTCGGACCCGGTGAGCGAGGCCGAGGAGCTGGAGCGGGTGATTCCGGTGATCCGGGGGCTGGTCGAGGCCGGTACCTGCGCGGTCATCTCCGTGGACACCTACAAGGCGCGGGTGGCGGACGAGGCCCTCAAGGCGGGCGCGGCCATCGTCAACGACGTGTCCGGGTTCCGCTTCGAGCCGGAACTGCTGGACGTCCTTGCGGAGCACCAGCCCGGCTACGTGCTCATGCATTCCCTGGGCAGGCCCGAGGCGATGCAGGACGAGCCGCGCTACAACGACGTGGTCGGCGAGATCATGCAATTTTTCGAGGAGCGGCTGGCGGTGCTGGACCGCGCCGGGCTGCCCCTGGACCGGGTGGTCCTGGACCCCGGCATCGGGTTCGGCAAGACCCTGGCCCACAACCTGGACATCCTCAGGGAGATCGAGCGGTTCCACGCGCTGGGCCTGCCCTTGTACATGGGACTGTCCAACAAATCACTGTGGCAGGGGCTTTTGGGGCTGCCCGTGGACAAACGGCGCAACGCCACCCAGGCCGCCACGGCCCTGATGGCGGCCAAGGGCGTGCCCATTCATCGCGTGCACGAGGTGGAACTTGCGCGCCAGACGTTGACCATAGCTCGGGAATTGGCGTAG
- the cdaA gene encoding diadenylate cyclase CdaA, whose amino-acid sequence MFELFGIQVTWRVLLDIGLVAFIYYNIIVLVRGTRAAAVLYGLVIVLVVYYMAEKLNLYTLNALLGEFLTSLFLVVVILFKTDIRKALASVGTKRFWTKSNVRDDTLDQLTKAVMTMSHTSTGAIIVIEKNMPLGDIIERGIELDAKVNTELIETIFVTDTPLHDGAVIVRRDRIVAAACILPLSNKLRGQPMYGTRHRAALGISEGSDAITIVVSEERGEVSVAMNGRLTTSLDETRLRRVLKNALGR is encoded by the coding sequence ATGTTTGAGCTTTTCGGCATACAAGTCACCTGGAGGGTCCTGCTCGACATCGGGCTGGTGGCCTTCATCTATTACAACATCATCGTCCTTGTGCGCGGCACGCGGGCGGCGGCGGTCCTGTACGGCCTGGTCATTGTGCTGGTCGTCTACTACATGGCCGAGAAACTCAACCTCTACACCCTGAACGCGCTGCTCGGCGAGTTCCTGACCTCCCTGTTCCTGGTGGTGGTCATCCTCTTCAAGACCGACATCCGCAAGGCCCTGGCCTCGGTGGGCACCAAGCGGTTCTGGACCAAGTCCAACGTCCGCGACGACACCCTGGACCAGTTGACCAAGGCGGTCATGACCATGTCCCACACCTCCACCGGGGCGATCATCGTCATCGAGAAGAACATGCCGCTGGGCGACATCATCGAGCGCGGCATCGAACTGGACGCCAAGGTCAACACCGAACTGATCGAAACCATTTTCGTCACCGACACTCCGTTGCACGACGGGGCGGTCATCGTGCGCCGCGACCGCATCGTGGCCGCGGCCTGCATCCTGCCCCTGTCCAACAAGCTGCGCGGCCAGCCCATGTACGGCACGCGCCACCGCGCGGCGCTCGGCATCTCCGAGGGATCGGACGCCATCACCATCGTGGTCTCCGAGGAGCGCGGCGAAGTGTCCGTGGCCATGAACGGCCGCCTGACCACCAGCCTGGACGAGACGCGGCTCAGGCGCGTGCTCAAGAACGCTTTGGGGCGCTGA
- a CDS encoding YbbR-like domain-containing protein has translation MLKNWQTILLSVALAVFTWFLVTGREVVETWVDMPVVMTNPPEGLIIEEGLVDKIQIRLRGPKGLVGNLNSQNLTYPINLSDLKIGERVVDIEPAKIPLSSTYEIIEVKPNRLRLRVDRRISKQISVEAAWSGNLNADYKLQEVVASPDVVTIRGSETLLRKISKTRVVLTEDFPEDVPRSWTEDVALELSDDIEASPGQVSVEAFFAPKTREIWVKVPLEIQDPDGYKASVAQKYVRLLIEGPVFLFHDDEYRKAIIATVLPGNKVTPGTFELDYDVTLPEGCRLEKKNPETVTTTIKKN, from the coding sequence ATGCTGAAGAACTGGCAAACCATACTGCTGTCCGTGGCCCTGGCCGTGTTCACCTGGTTCCTGGTGACCGGCCGCGAGGTGGTCGAGACCTGGGTGGACATGCCCGTGGTCATGACCAATCCCCCGGAGGGACTGATCATCGAGGAAGGGCTGGTGGACAAGATCCAGATTCGGCTGCGCGGCCCCAAGGGGCTGGTGGGCAACCTCAACTCCCAGAACCTGACCTACCCGATCAACCTCAGCGACCTGAAGATCGGCGAGCGGGTGGTGGACATCGAGCCGGCCAAGATCCCGCTCTCGTCCACCTACGAGATCATCGAGGTCAAGCCCAACCGGCTGCGGCTTCGCGTCGACCGCCGCATTTCCAAGCAGATTTCCGTGGAGGCGGCCTGGTCCGGCAACCTCAACGCCGACTACAAGCTGCAGGAGGTCGTGGCCTCGCCCGACGTGGTGACCATCCGCGGCTCCGAGACCCTGCTCAGAAAAATTTCCAAGACCCGCGTGGTCCTGACCGAGGACTTCCCGGAGGACGTCCCCAGGTCGTGGACCGAGGACGTGGCCCTGGAATTGTCCGACGACATCGAGGCCAGCCCCGGCCAGGTGTCGGTGGAGGCGTTTTTCGCGCCCAAGACCCGCGAGATATGGGTCAAGGTCCCCCTTGAGATTCAGGACCCGGACGGGTACAAGGCGAGCGTCGCCCAGAAGTACGTCCGGCTGCTGATCGAAGGGCCCGTCTTCCTGTTCCACGACGACGAGTACCGCAAGGCCATCATCGCCACGGTCCTCCCCGGGAACAAGGTCACGCCCGGTACGTTCGAGCTCGACTACGACGTCACGCTGCCGGAAGGGTGCCGCCTGGAGAAGAAGAACCCCGAAACGGTGACCACCACCATCAAGAAAAACTAG
- the glmM gene encoding phosphoglucosamine mutase produces the protein MKQRLFGTDGLRGQGNIFPMTPEIALRLGLAAGQYFRNGNKHHRVVIGKDTRLSGYVFETALTSGLCANGMDVFLVGPMPTPAISFLTRNMRADLGVVISASHNPFMDNGIKFFDRDGFKLPDEVEDEISELVLNDNTQWDYPPAEDVGRAHRINDATGRYIVYLKNSFSPKLTLDGMKIVLDCANGAAYGVAPKVLEELGAEVIPVGVSPDGLNINRKCGSLYPEVIARMTAEEGADMGIALDGDADRLIVCDEKGCILDGDQIMALCALELMEKGRLPGNTLVATVMSNMALELFMKDNGGRLLRTDVGDRYVVEAMRREGCMLGGEQSGHLIFMEHSTTGDGLLAALQLLRIMRERERPLSELAGLLEPFPQVLRNVHVKRKIPFDQAPEVREAVLKVETALKGKGRVLLRYSGTEAVCRVMVEGPDAAKVELYTEDIVQACEKHLK, from the coding sequence ATGAAGCAGAGGCTTTTCGGAACCGACGGCCTGCGCGGTCAGGGGAACATCTTCCCCATGACCCCGGAAATCGCCCTCAGGCTCGGCCTGGCCGCCGGTCAATATTTTCGCAACGGCAACAAGCACCACCGCGTGGTCATCGGCAAGGACACCCGGCTGTCGGGCTACGTCTTCGAGACCGCGCTGACCAGCGGGCTGTGCGCCAACGGCATGGACGTCTTCCTGGTCGGCCCCATGCCCACCCCCGCCATTTCCTTCCTGACGCGGAACATGCGCGCCGACCTCGGCGTGGTCATCTCCGCGTCCCACAACCCGTTCATGGACAACGGCATCAAGTTCTTCGACCGCGACGGCTTCAAGCTGCCCGACGAGGTGGAGGACGAGATCAGCGAACTGGTCCTCAACGACAACACCCAGTGGGATTATCCCCCGGCCGAGGACGTGGGCCGCGCCCACCGCATCAACGACGCGACCGGGCGGTACATCGTCTACCTCAAGAACAGTTTTTCGCCCAAGCTCACCCTGGACGGCATGAAGATCGTCCTGGACTGCGCCAACGGCGCGGCCTACGGCGTGGCGCCCAAGGTCCTGGAGGAGCTGGGGGCCGAGGTCATCCCGGTGGGCGTTTCCCCGGACGGGCTGAACATCAACCGCAAGTGCGGCTCGCTCTACCCGGAGGTCATCGCCCGGATGACGGCGGAGGAGGGGGCCGACATGGGCATCGCCCTGGACGGCGACGCGGACCGGCTCATCGTCTGCGACGAGAAGGGGTGCATCCTGGACGGCGACCAGATCATGGCCCTGTGCGCCCTGGAGTTGATGGAGAAGGGCAGGTTGCCGGGCAACACCCTGGTGGCCACGGTCATGAGCAACATGGCGCTCGAACTGTTCATGAAGGACAACGGCGGGCGGCTGTTGCGCACGGACGTGGGCGACCGCTACGTGGTCGAGGCCATGCGCCGTGAAGGGTGCATGCTCGGCGGCGAGCAGTCCGGCCATCTCATTTTCATGGAACACTCCACCACCGGCGACGGGCTTTTGGCCGCGCTGCAACTGCTGCGCATCATGCGCGAGCGGGAGCGCCCCCTGTCCGAGCTGGCCGGGCTGCTGGAGCCGTTCCCCCAGGTGCTGCGCAACGTCCACGTCAAACGCAAGATTCCCTTTGACCAGGCCCCGGAGGTCCGGGAGGCGGTCCTCAAGGTCGAGACCGCGCTCAAGGGCAAGGGGCGGGTCCTGCTGCGCTATTCCGGCACCGAGGCGGTTTGCCGGGTGATGGTCGAGGGACCGGACGCGGCCAAAGTGGAGCTGTACACCGAGGATATCGTCCAAGCCTGTGAGAAACACCTGAAGTAG